In Kitasatospora sp. NA04385, a single genomic region encodes these proteins:
- a CDS encoding VWA-like domain-containing protein, translated as MSASGSVPAPRSDPAPGSEPAPPVRAPLRLDTEKLFAARLHAVRARPYLATALFAMHVVESRWVPTMAVDRYWRCYVSPGFVDRTPVEELASVWVHEVSHLLRDHARRGDLAMRTLDLDGPADRLRVNLAADCEINDDAFGDGLVRPADAIYPDTLGLVEGQLMEDYLRQFTIDTKYQRLVWLECGSGADGLEREWEFGPDGAHGLADHERDLVRFRVARGILGRPGHAPAGWRRWAEEALHPPQPWRQLLSAAIRSTVAAAGAGADYDYGRPARRSSGLPGVVLPSLRHRPPRVTVVVDTSGSVSDTELGTALLETAAILHAVGGRRDLVSVVSCDAAAQSVQQAAAAGGLALVGGGGTDLRTGFAAALKRRPAPDVVVVLTDGQTPWPSAPPPCRTVVGLFPRDRVVDEEDPDYVPDDPPSWAKVVTLG; from the coding sequence ATGAGCGCCTCCGGCTCCGTTCCCGCGCCCCGCTCCGACCCCGCGCCCGGCTCCGAACCGGCACCACCTGTCCGAGCGCCGCTGCGGCTGGACACCGAGAAGCTGTTCGCGGCCCGGCTGCACGCGGTGCGGGCTCGCCCGTACCTGGCGACCGCGCTGTTCGCGATGCACGTGGTGGAGTCGCGTTGGGTGCCGACCATGGCGGTGGACCGGTACTGGCGGTGCTACGTCTCGCCCGGTTTCGTCGACCGCACCCCGGTGGAGGAGTTGGCCTCGGTCTGGGTGCACGAGGTCTCGCACCTGCTGCGCGACCACGCCCGGCGCGGCGACCTGGCGATGCGCACGCTGGACCTGGACGGGCCCGCCGACCGGCTGCGGGTCAACCTGGCCGCGGACTGCGAGATCAACGACGACGCGTTCGGCGACGGCCTGGTCCGGCCCGCCGACGCGATCTACCCGGACACGCTGGGCCTGGTCGAGGGCCAGCTGATGGAGGACTACCTGCGGCAGTTCACCATCGACACGAAGTACCAGCGCCTGGTGTGGCTGGAGTGCGGCAGCGGCGCGGACGGCCTGGAGCGGGAGTGGGAGTTCGGCCCGGACGGCGCGCACGGCCTGGCCGACCACGAACGCGACCTGGTCCGCTTCCGGGTCGCCCGGGGCATCCTGGGGCGGCCCGGCCACGCTCCGGCGGGCTGGCGGCGCTGGGCCGAGGAGGCGCTCCACCCGCCGCAGCCCTGGCGGCAGTTGCTCAGTGCGGCGATCCGTTCCACCGTCGCCGCGGCGGGCGCCGGCGCGGACTACGACTACGGCCGCCCGGCCCGCCGTTCGAGCGGCCTGCCCGGGGTGGTGCTGCCCTCGCTGCGCCACCGGCCGCCCCGGGTGACGGTGGTCGTCGACACCTCGGGATCGGTCAGCGACACCGAGTTGGGCACCGCGCTGCTGGAGACCGCGGCGATCCTGCACGCGGTGGGCGGGCGGCGCGACCTGGTCTCGGTGGTCTCCTGCGACGCGGCCGCCCAGTCCGTCCAACAGGCCGCCGCCGCCGGTGGGTTGGCGCTCGTCGGCGGGGGCGGTACCGACCTGCGCACCGGTTTCGCCGCCGCCCTGAAGCGGCGTCCCGCCCCGGACGTGGTGGTCGTCCTCACCGACGGCCAGACCCCGTGGCCGAGCGCCCCGCCGCCGTGCCGCACGGTCGTCGGCCTGTTCCCCCGCGACCGCGTCGTGGACGAGGAGGACCCGGACTACGTCCCGGACGACCCGCCGTCCTGGGCGAAGGTCGTCACCCTCGGCTGA
- a CDS encoding AAA family ATPase — MPQSPSASPSAPRPIPSRSPQLATAESLLGLLREFSTEPRQDLQTEALTLAVAADLPVLLWGEPGVGKTAALTQLATELDLPLTTVIASVHEPSDFSGLPVIGDNPAAQGVPLAPPDWAVRLVRQGRGLLFLDELSTAPPAVQAALLRLVLERRIGSLQLPPGVRIVAAANPRASAADGWELSPPLANRFVHLDWVHDAQVVVRGLGGVWPRAELPRLDPERLPAAVEFARRAVCGLLTVRPELTHRLPSAETRRGKAWPSPRSWEMTVRLLAFGSAAGSSREVLSLLVRGTVGDGPGLELLATVDRMDLPAPEDLLADPAAAVLPERGDLRQAVLDGVVAAVRSRPTRERWDSAWTLMARALESCPPDVLVVPVTTLASLRQEAWEVPELIHRFAGALAVVRRAERSTAGVPTGAGRR, encoded by the coding sequence ATGCCCCAATCCCCTTCCGCTTCCCCTTCCGCTCCGCGGCCCATCCCGTCCCGCTCACCCCAACTCGCGACTGCTGAAAGTCTGTTGGGACTCCTGAGGGAGTTCAGCACCGAGCCTCGCCAGGATCTCCAGACCGAGGCGCTGACCCTCGCCGTCGCCGCCGATCTTCCGGTCCTGCTGTGGGGGGAGCCAGGCGTCGGAAAAACCGCGGCGCTGACCCAGCTCGCCACCGAACTGGACCTGCCGCTCACCACGGTGATCGCCAGCGTGCACGAGCCGTCCGACTTCTCCGGCCTGCCGGTGATCGGTGACAACCCGGCCGCACAGGGTGTGCCGCTGGCGCCGCCGGACTGGGCAGTGCGGCTGGTCCGGCAGGGGCGCGGGCTGCTGTTCCTCGACGAGTTGTCCACGGCTCCGCCCGCCGTGCAGGCCGCGCTGCTCCGGCTGGTCCTGGAGCGGCGGATCGGTTCGCTCCAACTGCCGCCGGGGGTAAGGATCGTGGCGGCGGCGAATCCGCGCGCCTCGGCGGCCGACGGCTGGGAGCTGAGCCCGCCGCTGGCCAACCGCTTCGTCCACCTGGACTGGGTGCACGACGCGCAGGTGGTGGTGCGCGGCCTCGGCGGGGTGTGGCCGCGGGCCGAACTGCCCCGGCTCGATCCCGAACGGCTGCCCGCGGCCGTCGAGTTCGCCCGCCGCGCGGTGTGCGGGCTGCTCACCGTCCGGCCCGAGCTGACCCACCGGCTGCCGTCCGCCGAGACCCGGCGCGGCAAAGCCTGGCCTTCGCCGCGCAGTTGGGAGATGACCGTACGGCTGCTGGCGTTCGGTTCGGCGGCCGGCTCCTCCCGCGAGGTGCTGTCGCTGCTGGTGCGCGGCACCGTCGGCGACGGCCCGGGGCTCGAACTCCTGGCCACCGTCGACCGGATGGACCTGCCCGCGCCCGAGGACCTGCTCGCCGACCCGGCCGCCGCCGTCCTGCCCGAGCGCGGCGATCTGCGGCAGGCCGTGCTGGACGGCGTGGTGGCCGCCGTCCGCTCCCGTCCGACCCGCGAACGGTGGGACTCCGCCTGGACGTTGATGGCCCGGGCGTTGGAGAGCTGCCCGCCCGACGTGCTGGTGGTGCCGGTGACCACGCTCGCCTCGCTGCGCCAGGAGGCTTGGGAGGTACCGGAGTTGATCCACCGGTTCGCGGGCGCGCTGGCGGTGGTCCGCCGGGCCGAGCGCTCGACGGCCGGCGTCCCCACCGGGGCGGGCCGCCGATGA